Proteins encoded in a region of the Candidatus Fermentibacter sp. genome:
- the atpH gene encoding ATP synthase F1 subunit delta — MIDHRVAREYAEALFAVARAEGSADALLSDFDSLEIVLARDDALIRFLSSPMELDEDKLGIVAQAFEGRATGLFCRLVPLLLRKNRIPYLLSIGKAYRAILEASRGLVDATVTSARTIGDDLERRLTAALERVTGRKVRLRRRIDPRLLGGFMVGFDGRVIDFTVRHRLDMMKEALVAAIIPD; from the coding sequence TTGATTGACCACAGGGTCGCCCGCGAGTACGCCGAGGCGCTCTTCGCTGTCGCCCGGGCGGAGGGGTCCGCCGACGCCCTGCTCTCGGACTTCGATTCCCTCGAGATCGTGCTCGCCCGCGACGACGCCCTGATTCGGTTCCTGTCCTCCCCGATGGAACTGGACGAGGACAAGCTGGGCATCGTGGCGCAGGCGTTCGAGGGACGCGCGACAGGATTGTTCTGCAGGCTCGTCCCCCTGCTGCTCCGGAAGAACCGCATCCCGTACCTGTTATCCATCGGGAAGGCTTACAGGGCGATATTGGAAGCCTCGAGAGGGCTCGTGGACGCGACCGTCACTTCCGCCCGGACCATCGGGGATGACCTGGAGCGGAGGCTGACGGCGGCTCTGGAGAGAGTCACGGGCAGGAAGGTCCGGTTGCGGAGGAGGATCGATCCGAGGCTCCTCGGCGGATTCATGGTCGGATTCGATGGCAGGGTCATCGACTTCACGGTCAGACACAGGCTCGACATGATGAAGGAAGCGCTGGTCGCCGCCATCATCCCGGACTAG